From the genome of Epinephelus lanceolatus isolate andai-2023 chromosome 23, ASM4190304v1, whole genome shotgun sequence, one region includes:
- the LOC117248978 gene encoding NACHT, LRR and PYD domains-containing protein 3-like, producing MACVPVLLLDTLEELVDKDLRTLQWFLYSNVLEGFPHIPRARVDGADRPGTVDLLVQTYGYNGAVTVTVDILMRMKLNLWAETLKKKYEEAQSNQEGKETGPSAIQEKLKLTLRKKYQNIYEGNADEGDNIYLNKIYTELHVIEGALGGFSEEYEVRQQRSNHVTTEETSIKASDIFKPKPNQEKQIRTVLTQGIPGVGKTVCTQKYTLSWAEEEENQDITFLFPLPFRELNPNIGEKDYSLMQLLHQFFPEMKPIETLGTEFKVLFIFDGLDETLLPLNFKHNKVLRDETEPASLDVLITNLIAGDLLSNALIWITSRPVAGSRIPRKHIHQWTEVKGFANEQREEYFKKRLRDDNLAIRIINHVKSSKSLNIMCQIPVFCWITVTVMKKMLHDNVTGGMPNTLTEMYAYLLLCQTDRMKEGHYPMTSDNVVLKLAELAFRQLEKGKLIFYEADLKQCGIDVKEATVYSGVCTEVFVMEGRRRGEVFSFVHLTIQEFLAAVYVRHSYMQRKENVLLGYLKRLSTRWFPKSVFSFHKIAIEKALESPDGRWDLFLRFLLGLSLKPNQELLGRILPLEAEGEEDVARTIQFIKEKIKEEPEAKLNLFHCLSELREESLVQEIQSFVSSGRLEPKKLSPVQWSALTFELMTSEATEKFDLKKYIRSEEGVAKLLTVITSSTHALLNRCNLSENCCEMLASALSSTSSHLTEVDLSDNNLKDSGVKLLAVGLGSPHCKLRTLRLHKCKLEGDCCAALAVALSTESTQLRELDLSTNDFQEAGVKALCVGLRSHHCKLETIRLNQCKLKENCCADLATVLRSDASHLKTLDLSNNLLKDSGVSLFTAGLRSPHCRLETLRLSWCGLTQKCCDHIGSALSSDSASVKELDLSGNNLGPDIQQLCAGLRSPHCKLETLRLNECCLQKCSADLASVLSADTSLLKELDLSGNDLQDSEVNLLSAGLATSDCKLEALRLSFCGVTEKGCTYLASALSSNPSHLRQLDLSYNYLQDSGVKLISVHLNDPLCKLENLSVDHNAECYLKSTLKNYACTLTLDANTAARSLFLYNDRKQVTWVRERQQYPDHPERFESVSQVLCHQGLTQRHYWEVEWRGRWVDVAVAMKGIHRRASSHLCGFGYTEQSWSLYCSEDHYSAQYDHQPVEISAPPSRSHRVGVYLDWPGGTLSFYSVSSSGTLSHLYTFYSTFTEPLYPGFGMEDNDCSVTICTVESL from the exons ATGGCATGTGTGCCCGTGCTGCTCTTGGACACTTTGGAGGAGCTGGTTGATAAAGACCTGAGGACTCTCCAGTGGTTCCTTTACAGCAATGTTCTCGAAGGATTCCCTCATATTCCAAGGGCTCGGGTCGATGGGGCGGACAGGCCGGGCACTGTGGATCTTTTGGTGCAGACTTATGGCTATAATGGTGCTGTTACAGTCACTGTGGATATATTGATGAGAATGAAACTCAATCTGTGGGCTGAAACACTGAAGAAGAAGTATGAGGAAG CTCAGAGCAATCAAGAAGGCAAAG AAACTGGCCCTAGTGCAATCCAAGAAAAACTGAAACTCACCCTGAGgaaaaaataccaaaacattTATGAAGGGAATGCAGATGAAGGAGACAACATCTACCTGAACAAAATCTACACCGAGCTGCATGTGATCGAAGGAGCCTTGGGAGGCTTTAGCGAGGAGTATGAGGTCAGACAGCAGAGGTCCAACCATGTGACAACAGAAGAAACGTCCATTAAAGCTAGTGACATTTTCAAACCTAAGCCCAACCAAGAGAAGCAGATCAGAACCGTGCTTACCCAGGGTATACCTGGAGTGGGTAAAACTGTCTGCACACAAAAGTATACCTTGAGCTGGGCggaagaggaggaaaatcaAGACATCACCTTTCTCTTCCCGCTTCCTTTCCGTGAGCTGAATCCCAACATTGGCGAGAAAGACTACAGTCTGatgcagctgctccatcagttctTCCCTGAGATGAAACCAATTGAGACTTTGGGAACAGAATTCAAAGTCCTCTTCATCTTCGACGGCCTGGACGAGACTCTACTTCCCCTGAACTTCAAGCACAACAAGGTCTTGAGAGATGAGACCGAGCCGGCCTCGCTAGATGTGCTGATCACCAACCTCATCGCAGGAGATTTGCTCAGCAACGCTCTCATCTGGATCACGTCCAGACCTGTGGCAGGTAGCCGGATCCCTCGAAAGCACATCCACCAGTGGACAGAGGTGAAGGGCTTCGCTAATGAACAGAGGGAGGAGTACTTCAAGAAGCGTTTGCGCGATGATAACCTTGCCATCAGAATCATCAACCATGTGAAGTCATCAAAAAGCCTCAACATCATGTGTCAGATACCAGTGTTTTGCTGGATCACAGTCACCGtaatgaagaaaatgttgcatGACAACGTGACAGGAGGCATGCCCAACACCCTGACCGAGATGTACGCGTACCTCCTTCTCTGCCAGACAGACCGGATGAAAGAAGGGCACTACCCAATGACAAGTGACAATGTAGTTTTGAAGCTGGCAGAGCTAGCGTTCCGTCAACTGGAGAAAGGCAAACTGATCTTCTATGAGGCTGACTTGAAACAGTGTGGCATCGATGTCAAAGAGGCAACAGTCTATTCTGGAGTTTGCACAGAGGTCTTTGTGATGGAGGGCAGAAGGAGGGGAGAAGTTTTCAGCTTTGTACATTTAACCATCCAGGAGTTTCTGGCAGCTGTGTACGTCCGTCATTCCTACATGCAAAGAAAGGAAAACGTCCTCCTTGGATACCTGAAAAGATTGTCTACAAGATGGTTCCCCAAGTCTGTGTTCAGTTTTCACAAGATTGCCATTGAAAAAGCCTTGGAGAGCCCTGACGGCCGCTGGGACCTCTTCCTCCGCTTTCTCCTTGGACTGTCACTGAAGCCGAACCAGGAGCTCCTGGGTAGAATACTGCCTTTGGAAGCTGAGGGAGAGGAAGATGTGGCAAGAACCATCCAGTTTATCAAGGAGAAGATCAAAGAGGAACCAGAGGCCAAGCTTAACCTCTTCCACTGCCTGAGTGAGCTCAGAGAGGAGTCCTTGGTGCAGGAGATCCAGAGCTTTGTGAGTTCTGGGAGGCTTGAGCCCAAAAAGCTGTCTCCGGTCCAGTGGTCCGCTCTCACTTTTGAACTGATGACATCAGAGGCAACAGAGAAGTTTGACTTGAAGAAGTACATAAGATCAGAAGAAGGGGTAGCGAAGCTACTGACTGTCATTACTTCCTCCACACATGCTCT gcTAAATCGCTGCAACCTCTCCGAGAACTGCTGTGAAATGTTGGCCTCCGCGCTGAGCTCAACTTCCTCTCACCTGACAGAGGTGGacctgagtgacaacaacctgaAGGATTCAGGGGTGAAGCTGCTTGCTGTTGGATTAGGGAGCCCACATTGTAAACTAAGGACTTTAAG ATTACACAAGTGTAAATTGGAAGGAGACTGCTGTGCGGCACTGGCTGTTGCTCTCAGCACAGAGTCTACCCAACTCAGAGAACTGGATCTGAGTACTAATGACTTCCAGGAAGCAGGAGTGAAGGCGCTGTGTGTGGGACTGCGCAGCCACCACTGCAAACTAGAAACAATCAG GTTGAATCAGTGCAAGCTGAAAGAGAATTGCTGTGCAGACTTGGCTACAGTTTTGAGGTCAGATGCATCACACCTGAAAACTCTTGACCTCAGCAACAACCTCCTGAAGGATTCTGGTGTATCGCTGTTTACTGCTGGTCTGAGGAGTCCACACTGTAGACTGGAAACACTAAG GCTCAGCTGGTGTGGCCTTACACAGAAATGCTGCGATCACATTGGCTCAGCTCTCAGCTCTGACTCTGCCTCCGTCAAAGAGCTGGACCTGAGTGGAAACAACCTGGGTCCAGACATACAGCAGCTGTGTGCTGGACTGAGAAGTCCACACTGTAAACTGGAGACATTAAG GTTAAATGAGTGCTGTCTCCAGAAATGCAGTGCTGATTTGGCGTCCGTCCTCAGCGCCGACACCTCCCTCCTGAAGGAGCTGGACCTGAGCGGGAACGACCTGCAGGACTCAGAAGTGAATCTGCTCTCTGCTGGACTGGCAACTTCGGACTGTAAACTGGAGGCGTTACG ATTGTCGTTCTGTGGAGTCACAGAGAAAGGCTGCACTTACCTGGCTTCAGCGCTGAGCTCTAACCCTTCTCACCTGAGGCAGCTGGACCTCAGCTACAACTACCTGCAGGACTCTGGCGTGAAGCTGATCTCTGTCCATTTGAACGACCCGCTCTGTAAGCTGGAAAATCTCAG TGTGGATCATAATGCAGAGTGCTACTTGAAATCAACACTGAAAAACT ATGCCTGTACACTGACTTTGGACGCAAACACAGCTGCCAGGTCTCTCTTCCTGTACAACGATAGAAAGCAGGTGACCTGGGTCAGGGAGAGACAGCAGTACCCAGATCACCCAGAGAGGTTCGAGAGTGTCTCCCAGGTGCTGTGTCACCAAGGCCTCACCCAACGCCACTACTGGGAAGTGGAGTGGCGAGGACGCTGGGTGGACGTCGCTGTGGCGATGAAGGGGATCCACCGGAGGGCGAGCTCTCACCTCTGTGGGTTTGGCTACACAGAGCAGTCCTGGAGTCTGTACTGCTCTGAGGATCACTACAGTGCTCAGTATGACCACCAGCCTGTGGAAATTTCAGCACCTCCGTCTCGCTCCCACAGGGTGGGAGTGTATCTGGACTGGCCGGGTGGCACCCTGTCCTTCTACAGCGTCTCCTCCTCTGGGACCCTCAGCCACCTTTACACGTTCTACAGCACTTttactgagcccctctaccctGGGTTCGGGATGGAGGACAATGACTGCTCTGTAACTATTTGTACAGTGGAGAGTTTGTAA
- the selenoo2 gene encoding selenoprotein O2 isoform X1 gives MEPSQCASTALERLSFNNTALKKLPVDDSDEPGSRTVQAACFSRIRALQPLVRPTFVAQSQSALALLGLTVQEVLGNPVGPEYLSGSRLLPGSQPAAHCYSGHQFGLFAGQLGDGAVMYLGEVESGTHGRWEIQVKGAGVTPYSRDGDGRKVLRSSIREFLCSEAMAALGIPSTRAASLVTSDLYISRDPLNSGRRISERCSVVLRVAPSFIRFGSFEIFLGRDDFSGLQGPSAGRHDIRAQLLDYVIETFYPCIHQAHSDRKDRNMAFFREVMMRTAKLVAQWQCVGFCHGVLNTDNMSILGLTLDYGPFGFMDRFDPDFVCNSSDKRGRYSYQAQPSVCRWNLARLAEALGSELDAAEAGAVLDEFMPAYEAFYLCIMRKKLGLVRKEEAEDRELISDLLRLMHNTGADFTNTFRLLSHVPWPEEGENERATVGPLVDLILEQCAPIEELKHFGEKSNQDNIELAMILSMAQTNPVMFGMVADSPAVSQQLERMGRLKELLETDQDELKKKQRDDWICWVSRYRRRLARECDGTSDLSLIKKERLSVMNNTNPQVVLRNYIAQNAIQAAEKGDFSEVNRVLKALETPYSDAVGPEPLDGLNACGEKEQNMREPAYSRKPPAWAQRICIT, from the exons ATGGAGCCCTCTCAGTGCGCATCCACGGCACTGGAGCGCTTATCTTTCAATAACACTGCGTTGAAAAAGCTGCCGGTGGATGACTCGGATGAGCCCGGGTCCCGAACGGTCCAAGCGGCATGTTTCTCCAGAATCCGGGCTCTGCAGCCCCTGGTGCGCCCGACCTTCGTGGCCCAGTCCCAGTCTGCGCTGGCTCTGCTCGGCCTGACTGTGCAGGAAGTGTTGGGTAATCCTGTGGGGCCGGAGTATCTGAGCGGCTCCAGGCTGCTGCCGGGCTCCCAGCCGGCTGCGCACTGTTACAGCGGACACCAGTTCGGACTGTTTGCGGGACAGCTGGGGGATGGAGCGGTGATGTATCTGGGGGAGGTGGAGTCCGGCACCCATGGGCGATGGGAGATTCAGGTGAAAGGCGCAGGAGTGACACCTTACTCCAG AGATGGCGATGGCAGGAAAGTGCTTCGCTCCAGCATCAGGGAGTTCCTATGCAGCGAGGCCATGGCTGCCCTGGGGATACCCAGCACCCGTGCAGCCTCCcttgtgacctctgacctttacATCAGCAGAGATCCACTCAACAGTGGCAGGCGCATTTCTGAGCGCTGCTCAGTCGTCCTGCGTGTCGCCCCTTCCTTCATCAG atTTGGTTCTTTTGAGATCTTTCTAGGCCGCGATGATTTCTCAGGTCTGCAGGGTCCCAGTGCAGGGCGGCATGACATTCGCGCTCAGCTGCTGGATTACGTCATTGAGACTTTTTATCCTTGCATCCATCAGGCTCATAGTGACCGGAAAGACAGGAATATGGCTTTCTTTAGAGAG GTGATGATGAGAACCGCTAAGCTAGTGGCCCAGTGGCAGTGTGTTGGTTTTTGCCATGGTGTCCTTAACACAGACAACATGAGCATCTTGGGTCTCACTCTGGATTATGGCCCCTTTGGTTTCATGGACAG ATTTGATCCAGATTTCGTTTGCAACTCCTCTGACAAGAGAGGGCGGTACTCCTATCAAGCCCAACCATCTGTGTGTCGCTGGAACCTGGCTCGTCTGGCAGAGGCACTGGGCTCTGAGCTGGATGCAGCTGAGGCAGGGGCTGTCCTGGATGAATTCATGCCAGCATATGAAGCCTTCTACTTGTGTATCATGAGAAAAAAACTGGGCCTTGTGAGAAAAGAAGAGGCAGAGGACAGGGAGCTCATATCAGACCTGCTGCGCCTCATGCACAACACTG GTGCAGATTTCACCAACACCTTCCGCCTGCTGAGCCATGTCCCCTGGCCTGAGGAGGGCGAGAATGAGAGGGCCACAGTGGGGCCATTAGTGGACCTCATCCTAGAGCAGTGTGCCCCTATTGAGGAGCTTAAG CATTTTGGGGAAAAATCTAACCAAGACAATAT TGAGCTGGCGATGATTCTGTCCATGGCACAAACCAACCCAGTCATGTTTGGGATGGTGGCAGACAGTCCAGCTGTGTCTCAGCAACTGGAACGGATGGGACGGCTAAAGGAGCTGCTCGAGACAGATCAGGATGAGCTTAAGAAAAAGCAGCGCGATGACTGGATTTGCTGGGTTAGCCGATACAG GAGGCGTTTAGCCAGGGAGTGTGATGGCACAAGCGACTTGTCTCTCATCAAAAAGGAGAGGCTCAGTGTGATGAACAACACCAACCCCCAAGTTGTCCTACGCAACTACATCGCCCAGAATGCAATTCAGGCTGCAGAAAAGGGAGACTTCTCGGAG GTCAACAGGGTCCTCAAAGCTCTGGAGACACCATATTCTGATGCAGTTGGGCCGGAGCCTTTGGATGGACTTAATGCGTGTGGTGAAAAGGAGCAGAACATGAGAGAGCCTGCCTACAGCAGGAAACCTCCTGCCTGGGCACAAAGGATTTGTATCACCTGA
- the selenoo2 gene encoding selenoprotein O2 isoform X2, with translation MEPSQCASTALERLSFNNTALKKLPVDDSDEPGSRTVQAACFSRIRALQPLVRPTFVAQSQSALALLGLTVQEVLGNPVGPEYLSGSRLLPGSQPAAHCYSGHQFGLFAGQLGDGAVMYLGEVESGTHGRWEIQVKGAGVTPYSRDGDGRKVLRSSIREFLCSEAMAALGIPSTRAASLVTSDLYISRDPLNSGRRISERCSVVLRVAPSFIRFGSFEIFLGRDDFSGLQGPSAGRHDIRAQLLDYVIETFYPCIHQAHSDRKDRNMAFFREVMMRTAKLVAQWQCVGFCHGVLNTDNMSILGLTLDYGPFGFMDRFDPDFVCNSSDKRGRYSYQAQPSVCRWNLARLAEALGSELDAAEAGAVLDEFMPAYEAFYLCIMRKKLGLVRKEEAEDRELISDLLRLMHNTGADFTNTFRLLSHVPWPEEGENERATVGPLVDLILEQCAPIEELKVANKPTMEDRELAMILSMAQTNPVMFGMVADSPAVSQQLERMGRLKELLETDQDELKKKQRDDWICWVSRYRRRLARECDGTSDLSLIKKERLSVMNNTNPQVVLRNYIAQNAIQAAEKGDFSEVNRVLKALETPYSDAVGPEPLDGLNACGEKEQNMREPAYSRKPPAWAQRICIT, from the exons ATGGAGCCCTCTCAGTGCGCATCCACGGCACTGGAGCGCTTATCTTTCAATAACACTGCGTTGAAAAAGCTGCCGGTGGATGACTCGGATGAGCCCGGGTCCCGAACGGTCCAAGCGGCATGTTTCTCCAGAATCCGGGCTCTGCAGCCCCTGGTGCGCCCGACCTTCGTGGCCCAGTCCCAGTCTGCGCTGGCTCTGCTCGGCCTGACTGTGCAGGAAGTGTTGGGTAATCCTGTGGGGCCGGAGTATCTGAGCGGCTCCAGGCTGCTGCCGGGCTCCCAGCCGGCTGCGCACTGTTACAGCGGACACCAGTTCGGACTGTTTGCGGGACAGCTGGGGGATGGAGCGGTGATGTATCTGGGGGAGGTGGAGTCCGGCACCCATGGGCGATGGGAGATTCAGGTGAAAGGCGCAGGAGTGACACCTTACTCCAG AGATGGCGATGGCAGGAAAGTGCTTCGCTCCAGCATCAGGGAGTTCCTATGCAGCGAGGCCATGGCTGCCCTGGGGATACCCAGCACCCGTGCAGCCTCCcttgtgacctctgacctttacATCAGCAGAGATCCACTCAACAGTGGCAGGCGCATTTCTGAGCGCTGCTCAGTCGTCCTGCGTGTCGCCCCTTCCTTCATCAG atTTGGTTCTTTTGAGATCTTTCTAGGCCGCGATGATTTCTCAGGTCTGCAGGGTCCCAGTGCAGGGCGGCATGACATTCGCGCTCAGCTGCTGGATTACGTCATTGAGACTTTTTATCCTTGCATCCATCAGGCTCATAGTGACCGGAAAGACAGGAATATGGCTTTCTTTAGAGAG GTGATGATGAGAACCGCTAAGCTAGTGGCCCAGTGGCAGTGTGTTGGTTTTTGCCATGGTGTCCTTAACACAGACAACATGAGCATCTTGGGTCTCACTCTGGATTATGGCCCCTTTGGTTTCATGGACAG ATTTGATCCAGATTTCGTTTGCAACTCCTCTGACAAGAGAGGGCGGTACTCCTATCAAGCCCAACCATCTGTGTGTCGCTGGAACCTGGCTCGTCTGGCAGAGGCACTGGGCTCTGAGCTGGATGCAGCTGAGGCAGGGGCTGTCCTGGATGAATTCATGCCAGCATATGAAGCCTTCTACTTGTGTATCATGAGAAAAAAACTGGGCCTTGTGAGAAAAGAAGAGGCAGAGGACAGGGAGCTCATATCAGACCTGCTGCGCCTCATGCACAACACTG GTGCAGATTTCACCAACACCTTCCGCCTGCTGAGCCATGTCCCCTGGCCTGAGGAGGGCGAGAATGAGAGGGCCACAGTGGGGCCATTAGTGGACCTCATCCTAGAGCAGTGTGCCCCTATTGAGGAGCTTAAGGTGGCTAACAAGCCAACTATGGAGGACCG TGAGCTGGCGATGATTCTGTCCATGGCACAAACCAACCCAGTCATGTTTGGGATGGTGGCAGACAGTCCAGCTGTGTCTCAGCAACTGGAACGGATGGGACGGCTAAAGGAGCTGCTCGAGACAGATCAGGATGAGCTTAAGAAAAAGCAGCGCGATGACTGGATTTGCTGGGTTAGCCGATACAG GAGGCGTTTAGCCAGGGAGTGTGATGGCACAAGCGACTTGTCTCTCATCAAAAAGGAGAGGCTCAGTGTGATGAACAACACCAACCCCCAAGTTGTCCTACGCAACTACATCGCCCAGAATGCAATTCAGGCTGCAGAAAAGGGAGACTTCTCGGAG GTCAACAGGGTCCTCAAAGCTCTGGAGACACCATATTCTGATGCAGTTGGGCCGGAGCCTTTGGATGGACTTAATGCGTGTGGTGAAAAGGAGCAGAACATGAGAGAGCCTGCCTACAGCAGGAAACCTCCTGCCTGGGCACAAAGGATTTGTATCACCTGA
- the selenoo2 gene encoding selenoprotein O2 isoform X3, with the protein MEPSQCASTALERLSFNNTALKKLPVDDSDEPGSRTVQAACFSRIRALQPLVRPTFVAQSQSALALLGLTVQEVLGNPVGPEYLSGSRLLPGSQPAAHCYSGHQFGLFAGQLGDGAVMYLGEVESGTHGRWEIQVKGAGVTPYSRDGDGRKVLRSSIREFLCSEAMAALGIPSTRAASLVTSDLYISRDPLNSGRRISERCSVVLRVAPSFIRFGSFEIFLGRDDFSGLQGPSAGRHDIRAQLLDYVIETFYPCIHQAHSDRKDRNMAFFREVMMRTAKLVAQWQCVGFCHGVLNTDNMSILGLTLDYGPFGFMDRFDPDFVCNSSDKRGRYSYQAQPSVCRWNLARLAEALGSELDAAEAGAVLDEFMPAYEAFYLCIMRKKLGLVRKEEAEDRELISDLLRLMHNTGADFTNTFRLLSHVPWPEEGENERATVGPLVDLILEQCAPIEELKHFGEKSNQDNIELAMILSMAQTNPVMFGMVADSPAVSQQLERMGRLKELLETDQDELKKKQRDDWICWVSRYRSTGSSKLWRHHILMQLGRSLWMDLMRVVKRSRT; encoded by the exons ATGGAGCCCTCTCAGTGCGCATCCACGGCACTGGAGCGCTTATCTTTCAATAACACTGCGTTGAAAAAGCTGCCGGTGGATGACTCGGATGAGCCCGGGTCCCGAACGGTCCAAGCGGCATGTTTCTCCAGAATCCGGGCTCTGCAGCCCCTGGTGCGCCCGACCTTCGTGGCCCAGTCCCAGTCTGCGCTGGCTCTGCTCGGCCTGACTGTGCAGGAAGTGTTGGGTAATCCTGTGGGGCCGGAGTATCTGAGCGGCTCCAGGCTGCTGCCGGGCTCCCAGCCGGCTGCGCACTGTTACAGCGGACACCAGTTCGGACTGTTTGCGGGACAGCTGGGGGATGGAGCGGTGATGTATCTGGGGGAGGTGGAGTCCGGCACCCATGGGCGATGGGAGATTCAGGTGAAAGGCGCAGGAGTGACACCTTACTCCAG AGATGGCGATGGCAGGAAAGTGCTTCGCTCCAGCATCAGGGAGTTCCTATGCAGCGAGGCCATGGCTGCCCTGGGGATACCCAGCACCCGTGCAGCCTCCcttgtgacctctgacctttacATCAGCAGAGATCCACTCAACAGTGGCAGGCGCATTTCTGAGCGCTGCTCAGTCGTCCTGCGTGTCGCCCCTTCCTTCATCAG atTTGGTTCTTTTGAGATCTTTCTAGGCCGCGATGATTTCTCAGGTCTGCAGGGTCCCAGTGCAGGGCGGCATGACATTCGCGCTCAGCTGCTGGATTACGTCATTGAGACTTTTTATCCTTGCATCCATCAGGCTCATAGTGACCGGAAAGACAGGAATATGGCTTTCTTTAGAGAG GTGATGATGAGAACCGCTAAGCTAGTGGCCCAGTGGCAGTGTGTTGGTTTTTGCCATGGTGTCCTTAACACAGACAACATGAGCATCTTGGGTCTCACTCTGGATTATGGCCCCTTTGGTTTCATGGACAG ATTTGATCCAGATTTCGTTTGCAACTCCTCTGACAAGAGAGGGCGGTACTCCTATCAAGCCCAACCATCTGTGTGTCGCTGGAACCTGGCTCGTCTGGCAGAGGCACTGGGCTCTGAGCTGGATGCAGCTGAGGCAGGGGCTGTCCTGGATGAATTCATGCCAGCATATGAAGCCTTCTACTTGTGTATCATGAGAAAAAAACTGGGCCTTGTGAGAAAAGAAGAGGCAGAGGACAGGGAGCTCATATCAGACCTGCTGCGCCTCATGCACAACACTG GTGCAGATTTCACCAACACCTTCCGCCTGCTGAGCCATGTCCCCTGGCCTGAGGAGGGCGAGAATGAGAGGGCCACAGTGGGGCCATTAGTGGACCTCATCCTAGAGCAGTGTGCCCCTATTGAGGAGCTTAAG CATTTTGGGGAAAAATCTAACCAAGACAATAT TGAGCTGGCGATGATTCTGTCCATGGCACAAACCAACCCAGTCATGTTTGGGATGGTGGCAGACAGTCCAGCTGTGTCTCAGCAACTGGAACGGATGGGACGGCTAAAGGAGCTGCTCGAGACAGATCAGGATGAGCTTAAGAAAAAGCAGCGCGATGACTGGATTTGCTGGGTTAGCCGATACAG GTCAACAGGGTCCTCAAAGCTCTGGAGACACCATATTCTGATGCAGTTGGGCCGGAGCCTTTGGATGGACTTAATGCGTGTGGTGAAAAGGAGCAGAACATGA